A genomic window from Elaeis guineensis isolate ETL-2024a chromosome 3, EG11, whole genome shotgun sequence includes:
- the LOC105041199 gene encoding uncharacterized protein, with protein sequence MKRNRAEPAPSKAPETLAKTQRRSKDPSPKGTGTTRARAGAVPPEKPRKGGGPEKRPSAPAAVDSSPIAPAMAQEEDDKRPLGWDEFGGWWWWGVEEEMLLGWFPFVEEDFLCSENRGGSGLFWEEEDHDIWQLQDIHEIPNQAK encoded by the coding sequence ATGAAACGAAACAGAGCAGAGCCAGCGCCCTCCAAGGCCCCCGAAACCCTTGCGAAAACCCAGCGCCGCTCAAAGGATCCGAGCCCCAAGGGGACGGGCACGACGAGGGCGAGGGCGGGGGCAGTGCCGCCGGAGAAGCCCCGCAAGGGCGGCGGACCAGAGAAGAGGCCGTCCGCGCCGGCCGCCGTGGACTCCTCTCCCATCGCCCCGGCGATGGCGCAGGAGGAGGACGACAAGAGACCTCTCGGATGGGACGAGTTCGGGGGATGGTGGTGGTGGGGCGTGGAGGAGGAGATGCTCCTGGGATGGTTCCCCTTCGTGGAGGAAGACTTCCTGTGCTCCGAGAACAGGGGAGGTTCGGGGCTTTTCTGGGAGGAGGAAGACCACGATATCTGGCAGCTCCAAGACATTCACGAGATCCCCAACCAAGCCAAATGA
- the LOC105041198 gene encoding uncharacterized protein — protein MELSGNKRSREESVESAEAKRLHADLIFDILDDDSDAEERDPATQDLASVMKIFEEEISVPPPPQPPAAPDAADPALPAAHFDLEYLLEATDDELGLPPSVPSSSDERRDTGEVDPPSGEVVTEAVGFGQIWAFDDAISGCFDGLEYGVRQQDERDAAVAAADEAVFFDGGLFDYPDVLCGPSDFTDISWRSESLPAI, from the coding sequence ATGGAGTTGTCTGGCAATAAGAGAAGCCGGGAGGAGTCCGTGGAATCGGCAGAGGCCAAGCGCCTCCATGCCGACCTAATCTTTGACATCCTCGACGACGACTCCGACGCGGAAGAACGGGATCCGGCCACCCAAGACCTGGCCTCGGTGATGAAAATATTCGAAGAGGAGATCTCCGTCCCGCCACCTCCGCAGCCACCGGCGGCGCCAGACGCTGCGGATCCGGCCTTGCCGGCTGCACATTTTGATCTTGAGTACCTCCTCGAGGCTACCGATGACGAGCTTGGCCTCCCCCCGAGTGTCCCGTCGTCCTCGGACGAGAGACGTGACACTGGGGAGGTGGATCCCCCCAGCGGCGAGGTGGTGACGGAGGCCGTCGGGTTCGGGCAGATCTGGGCGTTCGACGATGCGATTAGTGGTTGCTTTGATGGGCTGGAGTATGGGGTCCGGCAGCAGGATGAGAGGGACGCCGCGGTGGCGGCGGCCGACGAGGCCGTGTTTTTTGATGGCGGGCTTTTTGACTACCCGGACGTGCTCTGTGGGCCGTCTGATTTTACCGATATATCGTGGCGGTCGGAATCTCTGCCGGCCATCTGA